One Castanea sativa cultivar Marrone di Chiusa Pesio chromosome 4, ASM4071231v1 DNA window includes the following coding sequences:
- the LOC142632090 gene encoding glycerophosphodiester phosphodiesterase GDPD6 gives MALSPCFSPLVFLFLIVGCVARPFYPLPSKVAEGTRKPLQTSRPYNIAHRGSNGEIPEETAPAYQRAIEEGADFIETDILSSKDGVLISFHDVTLDDTTDILQHKEFANRKRTYEVQGTNTTGFFTVDFTIKELKSLRVKQRYPFRDQQYNGKFTIITFEEYIAIALDAPRVVGIYPEIKNPVFINEHVKWPGGKRFEDNFVETLKKYGYKGSYLSKEWMAQPAFIQSFAPTSLIYVSNQTDLPKIFLIDDVTVPTQDTNQSYWEITSDSYFQYIKQYVEGIGPWKDTVVPVKDNYELTPTDLVARAHAHNLQVHPYTFRNENQFLHFNFHQDPYQEYAYWIHEIGVDGIFTDFTGSLNNYQEWTSQSSNDSDSSASKLLHKIALLVNSYERV, from the exons ATGGCTCTCTCACCCT GCTTTTCCCCTTTggtatttctctttctcattgtTGGGTGTGTTGCACGGCCTTTCTATCCACTCCCTAGTAAAGTAGCTGAGGGCACTAGAAAGCCCCTACAAACTTCTCGTCCATATAACATAGCACATCGAGGTTCAAATGGAGAGATTCCTGAAGAAACTGCTCCTGCATACCAG AGAGCTATTGAAGAGGGTGCAGACTTCATTGAAACCGATATCCTATCTTCCAAAGATGGCGTTCTTATATCCTTCCATGATGTAACACTTGATGATACCACTGATATTCTTCAACACAAGGAGTTTGCCAATCGTAAAAGGACCTATGAAGTCCAAGGAACCAATACCACTGGATTTTTTACTG TTGATTTCACCATAAAAGAACTAAAGTCATTGCGGGTGAAGCAGAGGTATCCATTTCGGGATCAACAATATAATG GAAAGTTTACTATTATTACCTTTGAAGAGTACATTGCAATTGCATTGGATGCACCCAGAGTTGTTGGAATATACCCGGAGATTAAAAATCCAGTCTTTATCAATGAGCAT GTGAAGTGGCCGGGTGGTAAGAGATTTGAGGATAATTTTGTGGAGACACTTAAGAAGTATGGATACAAGGGTTCATATTTGTCAAAAGAGTGGATGGCACAACCTGCCTTTATCCAGTCGTTTGCTCCAACCTCACTAATATATGTTTCAAATCAGACAGACTTGCCCAAGATCTTCTTAATTGATGATGTTACTGTGCCAACTCAAGACACTAATCAG TCGTATTGGGAAATTACTTCGGATAGTTACTTTCAGTACATTAAGCAATATGTGGAGGGCATTGGACCTTGGAAGGATACAGTGGTTCCTGTAAAAGATAATTATGAGCTAACACCTACTGATCTTGTTGCCAGAGCACACGCCCATAACCTACAG GTTCACCCATACACTTTCCGCAATGAGAATCAGTTCTTACACTTCAACTTTCATCAAGATCCATATCAGGAATATGCTTACTGGATTCATGAGATAGGAGTTGATGGAATCTTTACAGACTTCACAGGAAGCCTCAATAATTATCAGGAATGGACTTCTCAATCTTCAAATGATAGTGATAGCAGTGCATCTAAACTATTGCATAAAATTGCATTGTTGGTCAATTCCTATGAAAGGGTATGA